Proteins encoded by one window of Bos javanicus breed banteng chromosome 22, ARS-OSU_banteng_1.0, whole genome shotgun sequence:
- the ALS2CL gene encoding ALS2 C-terminal-like protein isoform X3, whose translation MCSPEEAALLRLEEVFSATLARINSLVFQRLLEAGELRLSSEKGPEASDPWGRECLQLLQQLHSSSQQLWDVTEESLHSLRERLRRPEAVGLESLLLLQSADRVLQVHLEYIESYTCCVAVQAFQKAVKRRSEYWRGQRKALRQVLSGLSSEGSVGTALLQALRQPLAHHVQQYVLLLLSLGDTVGECHPTRKLVIHAASLFGDLQSFMRQELDQATATQALWPTLSSRLRDVLCTPARRLLQDSQDVPVTVTPLRAERVLLFDDALVLLQGHNIHTFDLKLVWVEPGQDRCTFHLLTPEEEFSFCSKDPQGLVVWQWKVTQAVCQALRGKKDFPVLGAGLEPSEPPTCRCGAYTFRAEGRFCQATYEGEWYWGRPHGKGTLKWPDGRNHVGDFCQGLEHGFGIRLVPQASEDKFDCYKCHWREGSMCGYGICEYSTSEVYKGYFQEGLRHGFGVLESAPQAPRPLRYTGHWERGQRSGYGVEEDSDRGERYIGMWQADQRHGPGVMVTQAGVCYQGTFQADKMVGPGILLSDDDSLYEGTFTRDLTLVGKGKVTFPNGFTLEGSFGSVSGRGLHTQGVLDTAALPPDPSSTCKRQLGQGVFPVESRWQGVYGAFRDFVRAGCPGDLREALLGFHVQSSRELRKSQEYLCCERTCPEDQAGRMEDLLEELLQHREPEALQQCLRKALSNSLHPLGKLLRTLMLTFQATYAGIGANKHLQGLAQEEVKQHAQELWAAYRGLLQVALQRKGQAPEEDEDAETRDLRVHSLVLPLVLPSFYSELFTLYLLLHEREDSLYSQGITHLSLFADTRLLEFLDVQKHLWPLKDLTLTTNQRYSLVRDKCFLSATECLQKMITTVDPREKLEVLERTYGEIEATVSRVLGREHKLPMDDLLPLLIYVVSRAQIQHLGAEIHLIRDMMDPLHTGGLYDFLLTALESCYEHIQKEDMRLHRLPSRWSSREPW comes from the exons ATGTGCAGCCCAGAGGAGGCAGCCCTGCTGCGGCTGGAGGAGGTTTTCTCAGCCACCCTTGCCCGCATCAACAGCCTTGTCTTCCAGCGCCTTCTTGAGGCTGGTGAGTTGAGGCTCTCCAGTGAAAAAG GTCCAGAGGCCTCAGACCCCTGGGGCCGAGAGTGCCTGCAGCTCCTGCAGCAGCTGCACAGCAGCTCCCAGCAGCTGTGGGACGTGACAGAGGAAAGCCTGCACTCGCTTCGGGAGAGGCTGCGCCGCCCCGAAGCTGTCGGCCTggagtccctgctgctgctgcagagcGCAGACCGTGTCCTGCAGGTCCACCTGGA GTACATCGAGTCCTACACATGCTGCGTGGCAGTGCAAGCCTTTCAGAAGGCAGTGAAGAGGAGAAG TGAGTACTGGCGGGGCCAGCGGAAGGCGCTGCGGCAAGTCCTGTCTGGCCTGAGCTCCGAGGGCTCGGTGGGCACGGCCCTGCTCCAGGCCCTCCGCCAGCCACTCGCCCATCACGTGCAGCAGTATGTGCTCCTCCTGCTGAGCCTCGGGGACACCGTCGGGGAG TGTCACCCCACCCGGAAGCTGGTGATACACGCCGCCAGCCTCTTTGGGGACTTGCAGTCCTTCATGAGGCAGGAGCTGGACCAGGCCACGGCCACGCAGGCCCTCTGGCCCACTCTGAGTAGCCGGCTGAGG GATGTACTCTGCACCCCCGCTCGCCGACTCTTGCAAGACAGCCAGGACGTCCCTGTGACAGTCACCCCACTGCGGGCAGAGCGCGTGCTGCTCTTTGATGATGCCCTCGTCCTGCTGCAG GGCCACAACATCCACACCTTTGATCTGAAGCTGGTGTGGGTAGAACCTGGGCAGGACAG GTGCACGTTTCACCTCCTCACACCCGAGGAAGAGTTCTCCTTTTGTTCCAAGGACCCGCAGGGCCTG GTGGTCTGGCAATGGAAGGTTACCCAGGCTGTGTGCCAGGCCTTGCGTGGGAAGAAGGACTTCCCGGTGCTGGGAGCGGGCCTGGAGCCTTCTGAACCCCCCACCTGCCGCTGTGGAGCATACACCTTCCGTGCAGAGGGCCGCTTCTGCCAGGCCACCTACGAGGGCGAGTGGTACTGGGGCAGGCCCCATGGCAA GGGAACCCTGAAGTGGCCAGATGGGCGGAATCACGTGGGGGATTTCTGCCAGGGCCTGGAGCACGG CTTTGGCATCCGCCTGGTGCCCCAGGCCTCCGAGGATAAGTTTGACTGTTACAAGTGCCACTGGCGGGAAGGCAGCATGTGCGGCTATGGCATCTGTGA GTACAGCACCAGCGAGGTGTACAAGGGCTACTTCCAGGAGGGCCTGCGCCATGGATTCGGGGTCCTTGAGAGCGCCCCACAGGCCCCTCGGCCCCTGCGGTACACAGGCCACTGGGAGAGGGGCCAGCGGAGTGGCTACGGTGTCGAGGAGGACAGCGACAG gggtGAGCGCTATATTGGCATGTGGCAGGCTGACCAGCGCCATGGCCCAGGGGTCATGGTCACCCAGGCGGGTGTCTGCTACCAGGGCACCTTCCAGGCAGACAAGATGGTG GGCCCAGGGATCCTTCTCTCTGATGATGATTCCTTATACGAGGGCACTTTTACCAGGGACCTGACCCTCGTGGGGAAG GGCAAGGTCACCTTCCCCAATGGCTTCACCCTGGAGGGCTCTTTTGGCAGCGTGTCAGGGAGAGGACTGCATACCCAGGGTGTGCTGGACACAGCTGCCCTCCCTCCAGATCCAAGCAGTACCTGCAAGAG GCAGCTGGGTCAGGGCGTCTTCCCCGTGGAGAGCCGCTGGCAGGGTGTCTATGGTGCCTTCCGGGACTTTGTTCGTGCCGGCTGCCCTGGGGACCTGAGGGAGGCCCTGCTGGGCTTCCACGTGCAGAGCTCAAGGGAGCTGCGTAAGTCGCAGGAGTACCTGTGCTGTGAGAG GACCTGCCCCGAGGACCAGGCGGGCAGGATGGAGGACCTCCTGGAGGAGCTGCTGCAGCACCGGGAGCCTGAGGCCCTGCAGCAGTGCCTCAGGAAG GCTCTGAGCAACTCTCTGCATCCCCTGGGGAAGCTGCTCCGGACGCTGATGCTGACCTTCCAGGCCACATACGCAGGTATCGGGGCCAACAAGCACCTACAGGGGCTGGCGCAGGAGGAGGTGAAGCAGCACGCCCAGGAGCTCTGGGCTGCCTACAG GGGCCTGCTGCAGGTTGCCTTACAGCGCAAGGGCCAGGCCCCAGAGGAGGACGAAGATGCAGAGACAAG GGACCTGCGGGTGCACAGCTTGGTGCTCCCTCTCGTGCTGCCCAGCTTCTACTCGGAGCTCTTCACCCTCTACCTGCTGCTTCATGAGAGAGAGGACAGCCTCTACAGCCAGGGCATCACCCACCTGAGCCTCTTCGCTGACACCAGGCTGCTTGAGTTCCTGGACGTGCAGAA GCACTTGTGGCCCCTCAAGGACCTCACACTGACGACCAATCAG AGATACTCCCTGGTCAGAGACAAGTGCTTCCTGTCGGCCACGGAGTGCCTGCAGAAGATGAT CACCACGGTGGACCCCCGGGAGAAGCTGGAGGTGCTGGAGCGGACATACGGGGAAATCGAGGCCACCGTGTCGCGGGTGCTGGGCCGGGAGCACAAGCTGCCCATGGACGACCTGCTGCCGCTGCTCATCTACGTGGTGTCTCGTGCCCA AATCCAGCACCTGGGAGCCGAGATCCACCTGATCCGTGACATGATGGACCCTCTCCACACAGGAGGCCTGTATGACTTCCTGCTCACGGCCCTGGAG TCCTGCTACGAGCACATCCAGAAGGAGGACATGAGGCTACATCGCCTGCCCAGCCGCTGGAGCTCCAGGGAGCCATGGTAG
- the ALS2CL gene encoding ALS2 C-terminal-like protein isoform X4, translating into MCSPEEAALLRLEEVFSATLARINSLVFQRLLEAGPEASDPWGRECLQLLQQLHSSSQQLWDVTEESLHSLRERLRRPEAVGLESLLLLQSADRVLQVHLEYIESYTCCVAVQAFQKAVKRRSEYWRGQRKALRQVLSGLSSEGSVGTALLQALRQPLAHHVQQYVLLLLSLGDTVGECHPTRKLVIHAASLFGDLQSFMRQELDQATATQALWPTLSSRLRDVLCTPARRLLQDSQDVPVTVTPLRAERVLLFDDALVLLQGHNIHTFDLKLVWVEPGQDRCTFHLLTPEEEFSFCSKDPQGLVVWQWKVTQAVCQALRGKKDFPVLGAGLEPSEPPTCRCGAYTFRAEGRFCQATYEGEWYWGRPHGKGTLKWPDGRNHVGDFCQGLEHGFGIRLVPQASEDKFDCYKCHWREGSMCGYGICEYSTSEVYKGYFQEGLRHGFGVLESAPQAPRPLRYTGHWERGQRSGYGVEEDSDRGERYIGMWQADQRHGPGVMVTQAGVCYQGTFQADKMVGPGILLSDDDSLYEGTFTRDLTLVGKGKVTFPNGFTLEGSFGSVSGRGLHTQGVLDTAALPPDPSSTCKRQLGQGVFPVESRWQGVYGAFRDFVRAGCPGDLREALLGFHVQSSRELRKSQEYLCCERTCPEDQAGRMEDLLEELLQHREPEALQQCLRKALSNSLHPLGKLLRTLMLTFQATYAGIGANKHLQGLAQEEVKQHAQELWAAYRGLLQVALQRKGQAPEEDEDAETRDLRVHSLVLPLVLPSFYSELFTLYLLLHEREDSLYSQGITHLSLFADTRLLEFLDVQKHLWPLKDLTLTTNQRYSLVRDKCFLSATECLQKMITTVDPREKLEVLERTYGEIEATVSRVLGREHKLPMDDLLPLLIYVVSRAQIQHLGAEIHLIRDMMDPLHTGGLYDFLLTALESCYEHIQKEDMRLHRLPSRWSSREPW; encoded by the exons ATGTGCAGCCCAGAGGAGGCAGCCCTGCTGCGGCTGGAGGAGGTTTTCTCAGCCACCCTTGCCCGCATCAACAGCCTTGTCTTCCAGCGCCTTCTTGAGGCTG GTCCAGAGGCCTCAGACCCCTGGGGCCGAGAGTGCCTGCAGCTCCTGCAGCAGCTGCACAGCAGCTCCCAGCAGCTGTGGGACGTGACAGAGGAAAGCCTGCACTCGCTTCGGGAGAGGCTGCGCCGCCCCGAAGCTGTCGGCCTggagtccctgctgctgctgcagagcGCAGACCGTGTCCTGCAGGTCCACCTGGA GTACATCGAGTCCTACACATGCTGCGTGGCAGTGCAAGCCTTTCAGAAGGCAGTGAAGAGGAGAAG TGAGTACTGGCGGGGCCAGCGGAAGGCGCTGCGGCAAGTCCTGTCTGGCCTGAGCTCCGAGGGCTCGGTGGGCACGGCCCTGCTCCAGGCCCTCCGCCAGCCACTCGCCCATCACGTGCAGCAGTATGTGCTCCTCCTGCTGAGCCTCGGGGACACCGTCGGGGAG TGTCACCCCACCCGGAAGCTGGTGATACACGCCGCCAGCCTCTTTGGGGACTTGCAGTCCTTCATGAGGCAGGAGCTGGACCAGGCCACGGCCACGCAGGCCCTCTGGCCCACTCTGAGTAGCCGGCTGAGG GATGTACTCTGCACCCCCGCTCGCCGACTCTTGCAAGACAGCCAGGACGTCCCTGTGACAGTCACCCCACTGCGGGCAGAGCGCGTGCTGCTCTTTGATGATGCCCTCGTCCTGCTGCAG GGCCACAACATCCACACCTTTGATCTGAAGCTGGTGTGGGTAGAACCTGGGCAGGACAG GTGCACGTTTCACCTCCTCACACCCGAGGAAGAGTTCTCCTTTTGTTCCAAGGACCCGCAGGGCCTG GTGGTCTGGCAATGGAAGGTTACCCAGGCTGTGTGCCAGGCCTTGCGTGGGAAGAAGGACTTCCCGGTGCTGGGAGCGGGCCTGGAGCCTTCTGAACCCCCCACCTGCCGCTGTGGAGCATACACCTTCCGTGCAGAGGGCCGCTTCTGCCAGGCCACCTACGAGGGCGAGTGGTACTGGGGCAGGCCCCATGGCAA GGGAACCCTGAAGTGGCCAGATGGGCGGAATCACGTGGGGGATTTCTGCCAGGGCCTGGAGCACGG CTTTGGCATCCGCCTGGTGCCCCAGGCCTCCGAGGATAAGTTTGACTGTTACAAGTGCCACTGGCGGGAAGGCAGCATGTGCGGCTATGGCATCTGTGA GTACAGCACCAGCGAGGTGTACAAGGGCTACTTCCAGGAGGGCCTGCGCCATGGATTCGGGGTCCTTGAGAGCGCCCCACAGGCCCCTCGGCCCCTGCGGTACACAGGCCACTGGGAGAGGGGCCAGCGGAGTGGCTACGGTGTCGAGGAGGACAGCGACAG gggtGAGCGCTATATTGGCATGTGGCAGGCTGACCAGCGCCATGGCCCAGGGGTCATGGTCACCCAGGCGGGTGTCTGCTACCAGGGCACCTTCCAGGCAGACAAGATGGTG GGCCCAGGGATCCTTCTCTCTGATGATGATTCCTTATACGAGGGCACTTTTACCAGGGACCTGACCCTCGTGGGGAAG GGCAAGGTCACCTTCCCCAATGGCTTCACCCTGGAGGGCTCTTTTGGCAGCGTGTCAGGGAGAGGACTGCATACCCAGGGTGTGCTGGACACAGCTGCCCTCCCTCCAGATCCAAGCAGTACCTGCAAGAG GCAGCTGGGTCAGGGCGTCTTCCCCGTGGAGAGCCGCTGGCAGGGTGTCTATGGTGCCTTCCGGGACTTTGTTCGTGCCGGCTGCCCTGGGGACCTGAGGGAGGCCCTGCTGGGCTTCCACGTGCAGAGCTCAAGGGAGCTGCGTAAGTCGCAGGAGTACCTGTGCTGTGAGAG GACCTGCCCCGAGGACCAGGCGGGCAGGATGGAGGACCTCCTGGAGGAGCTGCTGCAGCACCGGGAGCCTGAGGCCCTGCAGCAGTGCCTCAGGAAG GCTCTGAGCAACTCTCTGCATCCCCTGGGGAAGCTGCTCCGGACGCTGATGCTGACCTTCCAGGCCACATACGCAGGTATCGGGGCCAACAAGCACCTACAGGGGCTGGCGCAGGAGGAGGTGAAGCAGCACGCCCAGGAGCTCTGGGCTGCCTACAG GGGCCTGCTGCAGGTTGCCTTACAGCGCAAGGGCCAGGCCCCAGAGGAGGACGAAGATGCAGAGACAAG GGACCTGCGGGTGCACAGCTTGGTGCTCCCTCTCGTGCTGCCCAGCTTCTACTCGGAGCTCTTCACCCTCTACCTGCTGCTTCATGAGAGAGAGGACAGCCTCTACAGCCAGGGCATCACCCACCTGAGCCTCTTCGCTGACACCAGGCTGCTTGAGTTCCTGGACGTGCAGAA GCACTTGTGGCCCCTCAAGGACCTCACACTGACGACCAATCAG AGATACTCCCTGGTCAGAGACAAGTGCTTCCTGTCGGCCACGGAGTGCCTGCAGAAGATGAT CACCACGGTGGACCCCCGGGAGAAGCTGGAGGTGCTGGAGCGGACATACGGGGAAATCGAGGCCACCGTGTCGCGGGTGCTGGGCCGGGAGCACAAGCTGCCCATGGACGACCTGCTGCCGCTGCTCATCTACGTGGTGTCTCGTGCCCA AATCCAGCACCTGGGAGCCGAGATCCACCTGATCCGTGACATGATGGACCCTCTCCACACAGGAGGCCTGTATGACTTCCTGCTCACGGCCCTGGAG TCCTGCTACGAGCACATCCAGAAGGAGGACATGAGGCTACATCGCCTGCCCAGCCGCTGGAGCTCCAGGGAGCCATGGTAG